The genomic window TTCCTGATCTTCTTGATGCAAAATACCAATGTCTCATTGTCAAGGATTCAACTAGTTTCAGCATAACTAGACAAGCTAAGTTGAAGAACCCATTGCGGAGATCCCTGTGGTCACTGTTTGCATAATCCACAAAGACATATAGCATTAATGGAAGAGAAACAACAGCAAATGTTCTGAGAAATGCAAAAACTGCtatgaaaatgttttctttaaagtAAACTTTCACAACGGCTCTAAACACCAAGTTTCTTTCCTTAGTTGAGCTTTCATCTCCAAGAAGAGTATCCCATGCTTGAGAAAATTTCTTGTAAGCTAATTGAGCCTCATCCTCCGGGACTACACTTGGGATATCTTCAGGGGATAATGGTTTCTTGAATCCCAGCGAGAGTAAAGGATTCATCCAAGAGAAAGATAGAATGCTGAAAAATCCAGCTGTTGCTAACCTCGCCGATTCTTTTCTAGGATTTTTAGTTAAAAGAGGATCAGAAAGTCCTGTTACACTACAATCTTGAGCTGCTGCAGAAGAAGATCTCAAATTCATCCATGAACAAAGGAGAAGCAAAAGACTCATTGGCAAGGTTAAAATGTCGAGGATTCGGATACCATTTCCCTGCAAAAGTATCCCACTCTTTGCAACTAAATCcaacaaagcaaaagacaCCCACCAAACAGATACAAGAATATTCACCCACTTGGATCCATTGACAAGCAAAGAAACAGCAAGTGAGACCCAAATGATCCCTTCAACAAAGCAAGCAACCCAAGAGATCTCAGTGACGTCATTACCACCATGAATCAGACTGTTTAACCCAACACCAAGAAAAATGAAGCTAGTAATAGCACAACATATAGCTACAGCCACAAAGATCCATCCTTTCTTACGACCCCTGACTATAAAATGTGTAGAAACACAACTAGCTATCAAGAACAAGTAGAAGATGCAGAGGaacaacaaatttacaaaagcTATAGCCGTTCTTTGGAAGCAAGAAGAGGCCAAATTCAATTCAACGTCACACCATGGAAGGCTCCCTACATCatacacatacacatacaCAAGAGATAACAATTAGCAAATCACTAACAAGTTTTAATGCATAATATGTAGTTATATAATCtgtctttttgtcttttgaggAACACAAGAAGCCAAGACATATCCCAACATAGATAGTAATATAGTATCAATGATTGTACAAATATACAGATTATTTAAAACTCGTTAGATTCTTAAAAAGTTTGCTTTTTTCCCTACACACAAACCAAGAACACCACAAGAACCTCACACACAAGCCAAAAACACTATAAAATGGGTAAAATCGTACCAATAAAAGCCGCCATTGTAGGAGAAGCAAGAGAGCTcaatcaatgaaaaaaaaaaagaaagaaaaagcttgtGCCTTTATGACTGAAATGTGAGGTTGATGTTTGTTACCTAAGCTAAACGATGTATTGAATGAAGTCCACATCTACTTTTTTCGTTAGAATGATTGAAACGAAATTAGACGGCATTTCTCGTCGATCTCTAAACAAATAATTCTATTACGTAATTGCTTACGTAATGAAATTCATGGATCTGTTTGTTATAAAACTTCCGATGTGAATTAAACGATAATGATGGatcttttgtcattttatagaggtgagaaagaaagaagaaaacaaaaactctgtttttctctttttctggCTTTGTTTACTTAACATTTGACATGTGTTTACTGATTTCTTTGTCGTTTAAAAACGACACAAATCTGGCAGTTTTGGTTTAGAGGTAGGCTAGTAGTGACTGAGTaagtaagagaagagaagcatCGTTTAAGGATTTGGTGTCTGTGGGACATTGCACTTTCTCGAGCCGTGTAATATGTTCATCTTCCacactatttttattttttatatttttatgaacCATTtggttgaccaaaaaagaaaaactcaggTTTCACAAATTGGGCCAGTAATGTAAATGGGCTCCCAATCTtcagattttttaaaacatttatgaaTCGACTATTCATTAGGTGCATGCATGGGCTTATATATACACGGAAATCATCATTGTATGCATGGTAAAACAGTTAGTTAGATCAGTAACTCgttaaaaaagagagattaataAAACTTATCAAAGAGGAGTGATGCTACAAGTTAGACTTTGttacaataaccaaaactatACCCTTCAGTCTTTTTCTTCGGTTCTCTTCCTCACGGTGACTTTAATTTGCTCACTTCGTATAATTCCTacccaaattaaaaacaataacaataatcgaaattataaatagataCACAAAGCgacaaaacttttttctctgttgacaaaaaaaaaaaaaattgcctACCAAAATAGAATGGAGTTGGCTTAGAAGTGGAATGAGCAACGAAATTAGACTTGTAATATCATCTTGGACCATTTGGTGTGTCTCGTCTTTCGCCGCAAGCACATTGAtgaatgtgttgttgtttggaACCAGTTTAAGAGCCACCTTtcataaaaacacaaacatattacataaaataatttgagaataaattgtttttactGTCAACTTATAATGACCATGTAATAATTACCTTAAAAGCAGCAGAAGAGATCCATCCATGCCATGGTTTTATAGTCAAATTATAACATTCTTCTATGGCTTGTTCCATGTTTTGTGACATGTCTTTCACCAGCCGTTGCAATAGCGCCAATG from Arabidopsis thaliana chromosome 3, partial sequence includes these protein-coding regions:
- the GLTP3 gene encoding Glycolipid transfer protein (GLTP) family protein (GLYCOLIPID TRANSFER PROTEIN 3 (GLTP3); FUNCTIONS IN: glycolipid transporter activity, glycolipid binding; INVOLVED IN: glycolipid transport; LOCATED IN: cytoplasm; EXPRESSED IN: 20 plant structures; EXPRESSED DURING: 13 growth stages; CONTAINS InterPro DOMAIN/s: Glycolipid transfer protein, GLTP (InterPro:IPR014830); BEST Arabidopsis thaliana protein match is: glycolipid transfer protein 2 (TAIR:AT1G21360.1); Has 413 Blast hits to 413 proteins in 125 species: Archae - 0; Bacteria - 0; Metazoa - 180; Fungi - 95; Plants - 108; Viruses - 0; Other Eukaryotes - 30 (source: NCBI BLink).) — encoded protein: MWESDPLVYSNLVEILRKEAKEGSSRKPKSCSRAALWLTRAMDFTLALLQRLVKDMSQNMEQAIEECYNLTIKPWHGWISSAAFKVALKLVPNNNTFINVLAAKDETHQMVQDDITSLISLLIPLLSQLHSILELYEVSKLKSP
- the GLTP3 gene encoding Glycolipid transfer protein (GLTP) family protein (GLYCOLIPID TRANSFER PROTEIN 3 (GLTP3); FUNCTIONS IN: glycolipid transporter activity, glycolipid binding; INVOLVED IN: glycolipid transport; LOCATED IN: cytoplasm; EXPRESSED IN: 20 plant structures; EXPRESSED DURING: 13 growth stages; CONTAINS InterPro DOMAIN/s: Glycolipid transfer protein, GLTP (InterPro:IPR014830); BEST Arabidopsis thaliana protein match is: glycolipid transfer protein 2 (TAIR:AT1G21360.1); Has 426 Blast hits to 426 proteins in 128 species: Archae - 0; Bacteria - 0; Metazoa - 191; Fungi - 95; Plants - 108; Viruses - 0; Other Eukaryotes - 32 (source: NCBI BLink).), with protein sequence MRLEKMWESDPLVYSNLVEILRKEAKEGSSRKPKSCSRAALWLTRAMDFTLALLQRLVKDMSQNMEQAIEECYNLTIKPWHGWISSAAFKVALKLVPNNNTFINVLAAKDETHQMVQDDITSLISLLIPLLSQLHSILELYEVSKLKSP